The genomic DNA ATAGGCGGTGTCACCGATGCCGCTCGAGTTGAGATAGGCCTCGGCGCGCTTTGCCGTCGAGCGCGGATCACGGCTATAGGGCTGGCCGGTGGTGGGCTCAATGATATCGCAGAACAGGATCAACTGGGGCTGCGCCGTGAACGGATCCATGATCGCAGAATCCAGGTCGGGCATGAGGATCATGTCCGATTCGTTGATAGACTTCCATCCGGCGATGGACGAGCCGTCGAACATGATGCCTTCGGCGAGGCTTTCTTCGTTGATCGTGTCCACGTACTGAGCCGTGTGCTGCCATTTGCCACGGGGGTCCGTAAACCGGAAGTCCACAAACTTTACGTCGTTGTCCTGGATCATCTGCAGGACGGATTTGGCGTCAGCCATTTTTTTCCTCGTTATTCGTCGTTGGGTTGCGTGTGGTGATTTGGCATGAGCCGGCGGGGTCCGGGGTGATGGCCCCGTATTCCCGACCGCCTCGCGGAATTCAAGATCGGTCTAGAGCGCGTCGTCGCCTTTCTCGCCGGTGCGGATACGGATCGCATCCTCGATGGTCGAGACAAAAATCTTGCCGTCCCCGATCCGGCCTGTGGCAGCCGCATTCTTGATGGCTTCGACCGCCCGTTCAACCAGCGAATCCTCCATCACGACCTCCACTTTGACCTTGGGCAGGAAATCCACGACATACTCGGCGCCACGATACAGCTCGGTATGCCCCTTTTGCCGGCCAAAGCCCTTGGCTTCGGTCACGGTCATGCCCTTGAGGCCAAGTTCGTGAAGGGCGTCCTTAACCTCGTCGAGTTTGAAAGGTTTGATGATTGCTTCGATTTTCTTCATGGGACCGTCCGCTACTCCCTGCTACGCCGGCAAGGCCCCGGTCTCCCGGCGCCGTCCGGCTCGCTCTGTCATGCTGTTGCCCGCCTGGCCATGCCCGCGTGGCCCGTCCTTTCGGACCATACGCCTTTCGGATTGCACGCCTTGTGCCAGTTTGGGGAGTTCCCCTAAAAGCTTGATCCGACGTTTAATTTTCGATTTGGCGTCACCGGGATTAGGGGGCAGGGAGACATTTTGGCCGCTGAATGCCCAATGTTTAGGCGGTCTGCCTATTTGTTAGGCGGCAAGAATTCCGGCTGGCGCCCTAAGAGGCCGCCTGACTGGCGTTCTGATCAAGAAAGGCCCTGACCCTGGTCATGGCCTGGCGGATATTCTCGACGCTATTGGCGTAAGAAAACCGGAGATATCCCTGGCCCGCCGCGCCGAAGCTGGTGCCGGAAATCACCGCCACACCGGCTTCGGCCAAGAGCTTCTGCTCGAGCGTGCGCGATGGGAGACCGGTCCCGGTCACATTGGCGAAGGCGTAGAACGCCCCGCCCGGTCGGACACAGGAGATCCCAGGCAGGGCGTTGAGGGCATCCACGATCACGTCGCGCCGCTCCGCAAAGGCCCCGACCATTTCGGCAACTCTTTCGCGCGGGCCCTCGAGGGCCGCAATCCCGGCATACTGGGTCGCCGCGTTGGTGCAGGAATGGATGTTGATGGCCAGCCGTTCCGCCAGCGGAAAAAGCGATTTCGGCCACAGGCTGTAGCCCAGTCGCCAGCCGGTCATGGCATAGGTCTTCGAGAAGCCGTCCAGCAGGATGAGCCGGTCGCGCAACTCGGGATAGCCGAGAAGGGTCACGTGCGTCCGGCCGTCATAGAGAATCTCGGAATAAATCTCGTCGCTCATCACCGTGACGTGGGGCTGCGCCGCGAGGCCAGCTACCAGCCTGTCCATCTCTTCGCGCGGGACGACACCGCCCGTCGGGTTTGCGGGGCTGTTGAGAATGAGGAGACGGGTGGCAGGCGTGACCTTCGCCAGCACTTCCTCGGCCCGGAAGGAGAACCCGTCGGTTTCGTGCAGCGTCATGGGGACGGGGCGGGCGCCGGTAAACCGGATGAGGGACTCGTAGATCGGGAAGCCCGGGTCAGGGTAAATGATTTCCGTGCCGGGCTGGCCGAACATCAGGATCGAAAAAAACATCGTGACCTTGCCGCCCGGCATCACCATGAGCAGATCGGGGTCGATCTCGAGGCCGTAGCGGCGCACGTAATCAGCCGCGATCGCCTCGCGCAGGGGCCGGATGCCATTCGCCGGCGTGTAACCGTGATGCCCGTCGCGCAAGGCCTTTACCGCGGCATCGACCACGTGTTCGGGGGTCCGGAAATCGGGCTGCCCTATCCCGAGATTGATGATATCGGCGCCGGCCTCCTCGAGCTTTTTGGCGCGGGCCAGCACCTCAAAGGCGGATTCGGTGCCCAGCCGCTGAAGGCCGGGAATGAGCAGGGAAGGATCGGTCACGCAAGTTCCTCAAAAAGATGAAAGGCGCTGGTCGCAGGCCGGGCGCGCCGTGGCGGGAGCATTCTATGCCGTGCCGGTGGCGCCCGGGCAATCCCCGGGACGGGAGGGGCAGCAGTGCCCGGAGGCACTATCGCCGCGCTTGACGCTGAACGCGGGGGACGCCTACAACACGTCCCTCGCGCGATGGTGGCCGTAGCTCAGCCGGTTAGAGCACTGGTTTGTGGTACCAGATGTCGCGGGTTCGAATCCCGTCGGCCACCCCACGCCCCAGACCTACCCTCCCGGCTGGCCAGGAAGGGCCGCCGGGGCCGGCCCTCTACGACGTCCCGGCAATATCCTTCAGATGACCCACGAAAGCGTCGTGATCCGCAAACATCGGCGAATGGTCGGTGTCCATGCGGATCACCTCCTGACACGGCATTTCCCTGACCATGAGCTCCTGATACTGGGTCGGGATCGCATTGTCCTGGAGGGCCATGATGTAGTAGCGCGGCACGCGGCCGAAGCGCTCGTCCGTCAGCTTGAGGGGCGTACCGAGCGGCTTGCGGCTCATCGGCCGGAGCCGGCCCGCCGCATTCTTGACGGCAGATTCGGGGGACGTGTTGAAGATCAGTCCGGCGAGCGCGTCCGCATGGAAGGTCACGACCCCGTCTTCCGAAACATCGGAATTCTTTATGACGGGTGACGGTGCGCCGAGGCCCTCGTAGAAATGCCGCGGCGAGCTGCCATCGGGCAGGAGGAAGCCGGCGACATAGACCAGCTTTGCGACCTTCTCCGGCACTGCCTCGGCCGTCTGCGAGATAACAATCCCGGCAAGGCTGTGGCCGACCAGGATGACCGGCTCGCTCTGCGCGTTAACGGCCTGGACGATGCGATCGACATAAGCGTCGAGCCCGAGCCCGACGGGAGATGTCGGGTCGTCGCCCATGCTGGGCAGGTCGGGCGTTTCCACCTCATGTCCTGCCCCGCGAAGGTCGGCCGCCACGGCGTCCCACGTCCAGCCGCCGAAAAACGCACCATGTACCAGTACATACGTTGCCATAAAAATCTCTCCTGGATGGTCATGCAAAACTGTCTTTTGGGTAACGAGACGGGCCACTCACACAAAGGGCGTCGACAGTGACTTGCCCATGGCTGCGCGTCCGTAGAGCTTCATGTTGGTTTTATAAGGCAGAATCGCATGCGCCGCAATGGCGTGAACATCGCGCTGCCATCGTTGCATAGGGTGCTCGCGGTGCAGAGCGCCGCCGCCGCTTGCGAGGGAGAGGAGGTCCACCGCTTCGACACAGGCGCGCACCGCCCAGGCGGCATCCCGGCGGACCTGCGCGCGGGCGAGCAAGGGCATGTCCACACCCTGTTCGCTGTACTGCCGGACACGGCCTGCGCTCTCGCGCAGCACCAGCCGCGCGGCATCGGCCTTCGCCGAGGCCTCGGCGATCTGGATATGCGTTTCCCCCGCATCCCCCTGCATCTCGCCGGAAAATGCGAGGAACCGCCCGTCCGCCCGTGCCATGAAATCGGCCAGCGCCGCGACTGCCGTGCCGAGGGCGGGGGCGGTGACGTTGAGCGTCAGCATCGGGACAAAGGCGGCGCGCTGCACCGCGTCGGCCCCGGCGGTCTGGCCCGGGGCCGTGCCGGCCAGCAGCTCCGAGAAACGGGTCACGTGCCGCGCCGGAACGAAGCGGGGCGCCGCCACGATGGATTTGCTGCCGGTCCCCTTGAGGCCGGAGACGAACCAGTCATCCTCGAGCGTCCAACTGTCGGGAGCCAGCAGACACATGGCGGGCGCGGGCTCGGCCCCTTCATCCTGGATCATCGCGCCCACGACCGCCCAACGCCCGTAATCGCCGCCCGAGGCGAAGGGCCACGGGCCGCCTTCGAGGCGGAAGCCCTCCTGGCCCCGCTCGGTGACGGCGGCCAGCGTGCCGCGCGGCTGCAGGGAGCCGGCGATGACCGTGTTCGCGCCCTCGGGTCCGCCAAACACGTCTTCCTGGGCCTCGGGCGCCATCAGGCTGACCAGCCAGGCATGAATCTGATAGACGGCGAGGACCCAGGCGCTGGAGCCGCAACCGCGCGCGAGCGCTTCGATCACGCCAAGGCCGGTTTCCATCGGCGCGCCATGGCCACCGAACCGGGTCGGCGCGTAAAGCCCGACGAGCCGGGCCGCCTGATAGGCCTCCACTGTGGCACGGGGGACCTGGCGCGCCTCTTCGCAGGCGGTCGCCCGTATCTCGAGATCGGGCACAAGGGCGCTGGCGCGCGCCAGCACCGATTCGCCCCCCTCGGCCGAAAAACCGGTTTCCTCATCTTTCGGCAGTGCCATGGTTCCTCCCCGCTTGCCTTGACGGCGGCCAGTCTCCAACATCAGATGGAGGGGTGTACAGCCTGGAAAAATATACAGCGGACAGGGAGAAGAGAGTCATGGCGGAAAGCAAGCGGGTTCACGTCAGTCCGGACTGGTATGCGCCATATCAGATCGCCCAGGCCTACCGGGCGGGGGATATCCTCTATCAGTCAGGCCAGGCGGCGTGCGCCGATGATGGATCACCCTATGCGCCGGGCGATATCCGGGCCCAGGCGAAGCGGTGCTTCGAGCAGATGAACGCAGTCCTCGAAAAAGCCGGCGGCAGCCTCGATAACGTCATCAAGCTGACCATCTACCTGACCGATATGTCGAACATGGCGGCCTATTACGAAGTCTATAACAGCTATTTCTCGGATCCCTGGCCGGCGGCGACACTGGTCGAGGTCTCCTCGCTCGCATTGCCGGAACTGATGATCGAGATTGACGCGACGGCCAACCTCGCCTCGGTGCGACAGAATTGAGTGCCGGCGCCGCGTGACACCCGTTATCCATGAGGGCAGGCCCCGATCGGGCCCGCTTCGCCTGCAATCGTGACGAAAGCGAGCCAGCCCGTGTCCGGGGTCGCCAAGCCGCTTGTCCTGATGCTGGTCGTTCAGGTCCTGCTCACCATGGGGCAGTTGACCATACCCGTCCTCGCGCCGGCGGCGGCGCATGACCTTGGCGTCAGCCCCAACCTGGTCGGGCTATACACGGGCCTTGTGTATCTTGGCGCCATGGTCGGCGCCCTTCTGTCGGGGCAGGGGATCGCCGTGCTGGGGCCGCTCCGCCTCAGTCAGATCTGCCTCATCCTGATCGCGCTCTCGCTATGTCTGTTCGTGGCTCCGCTTCTTGGCCTCGTTGCGGCCAGCGCGATCGTCATGGGGCTTGGCTATGGCCCGGCCACGCCCGCGAGTTCGGAAATTCTCACAAGACGAACCAGCGACCGGCACCGCAACCTGGTCTTTTCCCTCAAGCAGACCGGGGTGCCGGCGGGCGGCATGCTGGCGGGCGCGCTGGTCCCCAGCCTGGTGCTCGTGTTGGGCTGGCGGATGGCGGCGATTACCGTCGGCGTCGCGCTGTTGGTAATGGCAGTCCTGCTCTTGCCCTATCGGCAGGAATTCGATTCCGACTATCTCCGCGCCCGGGCATCCGCGGCGCGCCCCCGGGCAGACATTCTGTCGCTGCTGCGGCGTAACATCTCCGAACCGCTCGCCCTTGTTCTGAAGGACGAGGCTCTGCGCCCGCTCGTTATCCTCTCTTTCACCATGGCCAGTATGCAGCTTTGCCTGGCGGCCTTCCTGGTCGTCTATCTGACCGGGGAACTTGACTACAGCCTGACCATGGCCGGCATGGCGCTTGCGGTGGCCCAAGGGGCCGGCATGGTGGCGCGTCCGGTGTGGGGCTGGCTGGCCGACCGGGCGATCAGCCCAGCCCGGTTGCTGTTGCTGCTGGCTTTCGTCAACGCGCTGAGTGCGGCGCTGACTGCCGGATTTGACAAATCCTGGCCGGTTGGCGCGGTGTTGGCGGTCCTCGCCATGTTCGGCGTGGCGGCGATCGCCTGGACCGGGGTGTATCTGGCGGAGGTGGCGCGTCTCGCGCCCGAGGGAGAGGTCGGCCGCGCGACCGGCGGCGCCTTCTTCGTGACCTTCGCGGGCGCCTTCGTGGGGCCGCCTGTTTTCGGCCTGCTGCATGACGCGACCGGCAGTTATCGCGCCTGTTTTCTGATTTTCGCGGTACTGGCGGGGCTGGTCGCCTTCTATGTCACGGTCCGGTCCCGACGCACGGCTTAGGCTATTCGGCCGCGACCCCGTCCGGGACCAGCGCCTCGGCTCCAAGGTCGCGCAGCAGGGCCAGATCCTCGTTATCGGCGTTATTGGGCGTTGTCAGAAGCCGTTCGCCATAAAAGATCGAATTGGCGCCGGCAAGGAAGCACAGGGTCTGGGCCTCGCGCGAGAGGGCGAGGCGACCGGCGCTCAGGCGGACACGGGAGTTCGGCATGGTGATGCGGGCCGCCGCGCACATCCGCACCAGATCGAGCGGGTCGATCGGCGGCCGGTCGGCCAGCGGGGTGCCCTTGACCGCCACCAGCGCATTGATCGGCACGCTTTCCGGGTGCGGGTCGAGCGTCGCCAGGACGCGCAGCATATCGGCCCGGTCGCGCGTCGATTCGCCCATGCCGATGATGCCCCCGCAACAGATATCGATGCCCGCCTGGCGGACATGGCCCAAGGTTTCAAGACGGTCCTCGTAGGTCCGGGTCGAGATAATATCGCCGTAAAATTCCGGCCCGGTATCGAGATTATGGTTATAGGCGCTGAGCCCGGCCGTCTTGAGCCGCCGGGCCTGCTCGGCCGTGAGCATGCCAAGGGTGACACAGGCTTCCATGCCAAGCCGGCGGACGCCCGCGACCATTTCGAGCACCGATTCGAACTCCGCCCCGTCGCGAACCTCGCGCCACGCCGCACCCATGCAAAACCGAGTCGCCCCCGCCGCCTTGGCCGCCTTCGCCTCGGCCAGCACCCTGGGCACCGCCATCAGGGCTTCGCGCGGGCTTTCGGTCTTGTGGTGGGCCGATTGCGGGCAATAGGCACAATCTTCAGGGCAGCCGCCGGTTTTGATGGAAAGCAGGCTGGCGAGCTGAACCTGATTGGCCGGGTTATGGGCGCGGTGGACCGTCTGGGCCCGGTAGACCAGATCGAGGAGCGGCGCGGCGATCAGCGCCTCGATTTCTTCGCTTGTCCAGTCATGCCGGATTTCTTCAGTCATCGACGGCCCCTTCCTTGGCATCGTGGTCTGGCGCGTGGCGGGCGGCGCTTTCGGCCCGAAGATTTCCAACCATGGACCGGCCCCGCATTTGCCGCGACAATACAGGGGCCGGGCAGGGCGAGGCCAGCTTTCCCTGCCGGATCCCCCGCCGGGGTTCAACGGTACGGGTCAACAGCGCGCTCCATAAGCCATGAAACATGAATTTCCAACTCTGGATCGCCATTATCTCGCGGCCGTTCTGACCGTCAGCGAGATGAGTGCGGCCGACCGCGCCGCCGTCAGAGCCGGCGTGCCGGGCCACGAGTTGATGGAAAACGCGGGCGCCGCCGTTGCGCATGCGGTGCGTCTGCGCTTTCCGCCCGGGCCGGTCCTGGTCCTGTGCGGTCCGGGCAATAATGGCGGGGACGGGTTTGTTGCCGCGCGCCATTTGCGCGCTCGGGGCTGGCCGGTCACGGTCGCGCTTTCGGGCAAGCTGGAAAATCTTGCCGGGGACGCGGCGTTTCATGCCAGGCGCTGGTCGGGGCCTGTGGTGACGCTCGATCCGATTCATCTCCGCGGCGCCCATCTCGTGATCGATGCGCTTTTTGGGGCCGGGCTATCGCGGCCCCTCACCGGGGCCGTCCGTCGCGTGGTCGAAGCGGTCAATCGCGCGCGGCGGGCTCGCGGCCTCAGGGTGGTCGCGATCGATCTGCCGAGCGGCATCGCTGGCGATACGGGGGACGTGCTGGGGGCCGCGCCCGTGGCGGATCTAACGGTAACCTTTTTTCGTAAGAAAACAGCACATCTAATTGATAATAAAAAAGATATGTTTGGAGAAATTATCGTTGAGCAAATTGGAATCCCGGCCGGGGTCCTGCCCGGGATCGCCCCAAGCCAGTTTGAGAACGGCCCGCTCCTTTGGGCGGAGGAGGTTCCCGGCCCCGCGCCGGCCGATCACAAATATCGCCGCGGGCATCTTCTCGTGCTGGGCGGTCCAGAGATGACGGGGGCGGCACGGTTGGCGGCCACGGCGGCTCGCCGGGTCGGGGCGGGGCTGGTGACGATCGGGGCACCGGCCGACGCCTTGCCCGCCTATCGTACGGGCGACCCGGGCCTGCTCACTGCCGCCGCCGGCGACGGCTTGGCGGTCAGCCGGCTGGCCCGGGCCCGCAAACGCAACGCCGCGGTAGCCGGGCCGGGGCTCGGTGTTTGCGAAACGACCCGCGAGCAGGTGATGGCCATCCTTGATGCCCGGTTGCCGGCGGTGCTCGATGCCGATGGGCTCACGGTCTTCGCGGACGCACCCGAGACCCTGTTCCGGGCACATCGCGGCAATCTGGTGCTGACCCCTCATGAAGGTGAATTCGCGCGCCTTTTCAATAAGGTAAGGGGTGTTCTTACGAAAGATTCCCGTATCGCCCGGGTGCGCGCGGCGGCCAGGATCAGTGGCGCTGTGGTCCTGCTCAAGGGGCCGACCACGGTGATATCCGATCCGGAGGGTCGGGTGCTTTTGAACTGCAACGCGCCGGCCGATCTCGCGACGGGCGGTACCGGCGACACGCTGTCGGGGCTGATCGGCGGGCTTCTGGCCCAAGGCGTGAGCCCATTCACGGCGGCCGGGATCGGGGCCTGGATGCATGGCGCGGCCGCCCGC from Alphaproteobacteria bacterium includes the following:
- a CDS encoding P-II family nitrogen regulator; the encoded protein is MKKIEAIIKPFKLDEVKDALHELGLKGMTVTEAKGFGRQKGHTELYRGAEYVVDFLPKVKVEVVMEDSLVERAVEAIKNAAATGRIGDGKIFVSTIEDAIRIRTGEKGDDAL
- a CDS encoding pyridoxal phosphate-dependent aminotransferase, encoding MTDPSLLIPGLQRLGTESAFEVLARAKKLEEAGADIINLGIGQPDFRTPEHVVDAAVKALRDGHHGYTPANGIRPLREAIAADYVRRYGLEIDPDLLMVMPGGKVTMFFSILMFGQPGTEIIYPDPGFPIYESLIRFTGARPVPMTLHETDGFSFRAEEVLAKVTPATRLLILNSPANPTGGVVPREEMDRLVAGLAAQPHVTVMSDEIYSEILYDGRTHVTLLGYPELRDRLILLDGFSKTYAMTGWRLGYSLWPKSLFPLAERLAINIHSCTNAATQYAGIAALEGPRERVAEMVGAFAERRDVIVDALNALPGISCVRPGGAFYAFANVTGTGLPSRTLEQKLLAEAGVAVISGTSFGAAGQGYLRFSYANSVENIRQAMTRVRAFLDQNASQAAS
- a CDS encoding alpha/beta fold hydrolase, which translates into the protein MATYVLVHGAFFGGWTWDAVAADLRGAGHEVETPDLPSMGDDPTSPVGLGLDAYVDRIVQAVNAQSEPVILVGHSLAGIVISQTAEAVPEKVAKLVYVAGFLLPDGSSPRHFYEGLGAPSPVIKNSDVSEDGVVTFHADALAGLIFNTSPESAVKNAAGRLRPMSRKPLGTPLKLTDERFGRVPRYYIMALQDNAIPTQYQELMVREMPCQEVIRMDTDHSPMFADHDAFVGHLKDIAGTS
- a CDS encoding acyl-CoA dehydrogenase family protein, giving the protein MALPKDEETGFSAEGGESVLARASALVPDLEIRATACEEARQVPRATVEAYQAARLVGLYAPTRFGGHGAPMETGLGVIEALARGCGSSAWVLAVYQIHAWLVSLMAPEAQEDVFGGPEGANTVIAGSLQPRGTLAAVTERGQEGFRLEGGPWPFASGGDYGRWAVVGAMIQDEGAEPAPAMCLLAPDSWTLEDDWFVSGLKGTGSKSIVAAPRFVPARHVTRFSELLAGTAPGQTAGADAVQRAAFVPMLTLNVTAPALGTAVAALADFMARADGRFLAFSGEMQGDAGETHIQIAEASAKADAARLVLRESAGRVRQYSEQGVDMPLLARAQVRRDAAWAVRACVEAVDLLSLASGGGALHREHPMQRWQRDVHAIAAHAILPYKTNMKLYGRAAMGKSLSTPFV
- a CDS encoding RidA family protein; translated protein: MAESKRVHVSPDWYAPYQIAQAYRAGDILYQSGQAACADDGSPYAPGDIRAQAKRCFEQMNAVLEKAGGSLDNVIKLTIYLTDMSNMAAYYEVYNSYFSDPWPAATLVEVSSLALPELMIEIDATANLASVRQN
- a CDS encoding MFS transporter codes for the protein MTKASQPVSGVAKPLVLMLVVQVLLTMGQLTIPVLAPAAAHDLGVSPNLVGLYTGLVYLGAMVGALLSGQGIAVLGPLRLSQICLILIALSLCLFVAPLLGLVAASAIVMGLGYGPATPASSEILTRRTSDRHRNLVFSLKQTGVPAGGMLAGALVPSLVLVLGWRMAAITVGVALLVMAVLLLPYRQEFDSDYLRARASAARPRADILSLLRRNISEPLALVLKDEALRPLVILSFTMASMQLCLAAFLVVYLTGELDYSLTMAGMALAVAQGAGMVARPVWGWLADRAISPARLLLLLAFVNALSAALTAGFDKSWPVGAVLAVLAMFGVAAIAWTGVYLAEVARLAPEGEVGRATGGAFFVTFAGAFVGPPVFGLLHDATGSYRACFLIFAVLAGLVAFYVTVRSRRTA
- the bioB gene encoding biotin synthase BioB; the encoded protein is MTEEIRHDWTSEEIEALIAAPLLDLVYRAQTVHRAHNPANQVQLASLLSIKTGGCPEDCAYCPQSAHHKTESPREALMAVPRVLAEAKAAKAAGATRFCMGAAWREVRDGAEFESVLEMVAGVRRLGMEACVTLGMLTAEQARRLKTAGLSAYNHNLDTGPEFYGDIISTRTYEDRLETLGHVRQAGIDICCGGIIGMGESTRDRADMLRVLATLDPHPESVPINALVAVKGTPLADRPPIDPLDLVRMCAAARITMPNSRVRLSAGRLALSREAQTLCFLAGANSIFYGERLLTTPNNADNEDLALLRDLGAEALVPDGVAAE
- a CDS encoding NAD(P)H-hydrate dehydratase; translated protein: MKHEFPTLDRHYLAAVLTVSEMSAADRAAVRAGVPGHELMENAGAAVAHAVRLRFPPGPVLVLCGPGNNGGDGFVAARHLRARGWPVTVALSGKLENLAGDAAFHARRWSGPVVTLDPIHLRGAHLVIDALFGAGLSRPLTGAVRRVVEAVNRARRARGLRVVAIDLPSGIAGDTGDVLGAAPVADLTVTFFRKKTAHLIDNKKDMFGEIIVEQIGIPAGVLPGIAPSQFENGPLLWAEEVPGPAPADHKYRRGHLLVLGGPEMTGAARLAATAARRVGAGLVTIGAPADALPAYRTGDPGLLTAAAGDGLAVSRLARARKRNAAVAGPGLGVCETTREQVMAILDARLPAVLDADGLTVFADAPETLFRAHRGNLVLTPHEGEFARLFNKVRGVLTKDSRIARVRAAARISGAVVLLKGPTTVISDPEGRVLLNCNAPADLATGGTGDTLSGLIGGLLAQGVSPFTAAGIGAWMHGAAARRVGPGLIAEDLAVHLSPVLARLRAMARRGPPEAPPICG